A window of the Hordeum vulgare subsp. vulgare chromosome 5H, MorexV3_pseudomolecules_assembly, whole genome shotgun sequence genome harbors these coding sequences:
- the LOC123452332 gene encoding uncharacterized protein LOC123452332, with protein sequence MGSCVSTTRRRRRSRKLSATATRFRRKVSSAIAGDAAGCFAARHGVLHVDGAGAPASGVTLHLTQLQWQHSQMMDAGNVICDEAWYDSVSMLGDSAGSDDDDNDFSSVSGDPLPEDVAGGTSASPCKAAACLTDTVSRLRSIADAEACQGDPPEKRDGSDSAPAPAAGGLKETQSAASCSPRPLPGSVPSHKVQPMPVAGFSPHHQRKKSAVVRLSFRRRSYEGDEMTEMTGSAKYLYRPRAGLTLPCSAGEKPSEGCWSVLEPSAFRVRGEGFFKDKRKSPAPNCSPYTPIGADMFACPRKVHHIAQHIALPSLKPHDSFPSLLIVNIQLPTYPTTMFGENDGDGVSLVLYFKISDSFDKEISPLLKDGIKSVMNEEMEKVKGFAVDSNVPYTERLKILAGIVNPEDLQLSAAERRLVQTYNQKPVLSRPQHKFYKGSNYFEIDIDVHRFSYISRKGLETFRERLKHGVIDLGLTIQAQKAEELPEHVLCCMRLNKLDFADNGQIPTLITSSDE encoded by the exons ATGGGTTCTTGCGTGTCGACcacgaggcggcggcggaggtccAGGAAGCTGTCGGCCACGGCGACCAGGTTCCGCCGGAAGGTGTCGTCCGCGATCGCCGGCGACGCGGCCGGCTGCTTCGCCGCGCGCCACGGGGTGCTGCATGTCGAcggcgccggcgcgccggcctcCGGCGTCACGCTACACCTCACGCAGCTGCAGTGGCAGCACAGCCAGATGATGGACGCCGGAAACG TGATCTGCGACGAGGCGTGGTACGACTCCGTCAGCATGCTGGGGGACTCCGCCGgctccgacgacgacgacaacgatttcTCCAGCGTCAGCGGAG ATCCTCTCCCGGAGGACGTCGCCGGCGGCACGAGCGCGTCGCCGTGCAAGGCCGCGGCGTGCTTGACGGACACCGTGAGCCGGCTCCGGAGCATCGCGGACGCGGAGGCGTGCCAGGGTGACCCCCCGGAGAAAAGGGACGGCTCCGattctgctcctgctcctgctgctgGTGGCCTGAAAGAAACGCAGAGCGCGGCGTCTTGCTCGCCTCGGCCCCTCCCCGGCTCCGTCCCGAGCCACAAGGTGCAGCCGATGCCGGTCGCTGGGTTCAGCCCGCACCACCAGAGGAAGAAGTCCGCCGTCGTCAGGCTCTCCTTCCGGAGGAGATCCTATGAAGGCGATGAAATGACCGAAATGA CTGGCTCAGCCAAGTACCTGTACCGGCCGAGAGCGGGCCTGACGCTGCCGTGTTCGGCCGGCGAGAAGCCGTCGGAGGGCTGCTGGTCGGTGCTGGAGCCGTCGGCGTTCAGGGTCAGAGGGGAGGGTTTCTTCAA GGACAAGAGGAAATCCCCAGCCCCAAACTGCTCCCCGTACACCCCGATCGGAGCAGACATGTTTGCCTGCCCAAGGAAGGTGCACCACATCGCGCAGCACATCGCGCTCCCCTCGCTGAAGCCCCATGACTCTTTCCCTTCGCTCCTCATTGTCAACATTCAG TTGCCTACCTACCCTACGACCATGTTCGGCGAGAACGACGGCGACGGCGTAAGCCTAGTCCTGTATTTCAAGATATCTGATAGCTTTGACAAGGAGATCTCTCCTCTGCTCAAGGACGGCATCAAG AGCGTGATGAACGAGGAAATGGAGAAGGTCAAGGGGTTCGCGGTGGACAGCAACGTGCCCTACACAGAGAGGCTGAAAATCCTGGCGGGCATTGTAAACCCTGAGGACCTGCAGCTCAGCGCGGCCGAGAGGAGGCTTGTGCAGACCTACAACCAGAAGCCGGTGCTGTCTAGGCCCCAGCACAAATTCTACAAG GGCTCGAACTACTTCGAGATCGACATCGACGTGCACCGGTTCAGCTACATATCGCGAAAGGGCCTCGAGACCTTCCGAGAGCGGCTGAAACATGGTGTCATCGATCTCGGGCTGaccattcag GCACAGAAGGCCGAGGAGCTACCTGAGCATGTGTTGTGCTGTATGAGGCTGAACAAGTTGGATTTTGCAGACAACGGCCAAATACCGACGCTCATAACTTCCAGCGATGAATGA
- the LOC123452335 gene encoding origin of replication complex subunit 5 has protein sequence MSQPITPRRATRATAFAPDSPTSPPKSRPKSSHRRQLLAAAAGPKEGEPLDALLDALPCRRAQATDLLRLLAPAPALPVLLHGGAATGKTRALLLALRHLRPSPRLVYAALRSLPSPRALFASILSQLNALSSSSSSRQRVPDKPSDFIAALRDALAAVVAQGELVYLVFDNLEVARGWDKGGQLLSLLLRLHDLLRLPQVVLVYVSSATPDAYYTMTGSVEPNHVYFPDYTVDEARDILMRGQSNPKLYSSFLGVVLKPLFRVTRRVDELAALLEPLFRRYCEPLGDLQAVPDEGMRRRLFEHLQPHLAVALNETFSVPMRASVEKCKDDISGGKASVKRQFGGRDGLSSELEFHMSVSAKYLLLSAFLASRNPATLDAALFDSTGGSDNRNRKRKSSQASIDRKDTMAEEILMKGPGTFPLERLLAIFQCITSVSEDVLDEVDCPDSMMDGSGTNALMSDVLLQLSTLCNSNFLFKSRSCPLEGSARYRSNIDEDLALKVARSVGFPLSKYMYRR, from the exons ATGTCGCAGCCGATCACCCCGCGCCGCGCAACCCGCGCCACCGCCTTCGCGCCCGATTCGCCGACCTCCCCTCCCAAATCCAGGCCCAAATCCTCGCACAGACGCCAACTCCTCGCGGCCGCCGCCGGGCCGAAAGAGGGCGAACCCCTCGACGCGCTCCTCGATGCGCTGCCTTGCCGCCGCGCGCAGGCGACggacctcctccggctcctcgCGCCCGCCCCCGCGCTCCCCGTCCTGCTCCACGGCGGCGCCGCCACCGGCAAGACGCGCGCGCTCCTCCTCGCGCTGCGGCACCTCCGCCCCAGCCCGCGCCTCGTATACGCCGCGCtccgctccctcccctcccctcgcgcGCTCTTCGCATCCATCCTCTCCCAGCTCAACGCGCTGTCGTCCTCGAGCTCCTCGCGGCAGCGCGTCCCTGACAAGCCATCCGACTTCATCGCTGCGCTCCGCGACGCCCTTGCTGCCGTTGTTGCCCAGGGCGAGCTTGTTTATCTGGTGTTTGACAACTTGGAGGTTGCCAGAGGCTGGGACAAGGGCGGCCAGCTTCTTTCCCTTCTCCTCCGTCTGCACGATCTCCTCCGGTTACCGCAGGTCGTGCTCGTGTACGTGAGCAGCGCAACGCCTGACGCCTACTACACCATGACTGGCTCTGTTGAGCCGAATCATGTTTACTTCCCAGATTACACAGTGGATGAGGCCCGCGACATCCTGATGCGGGGCCAATCCAATCCGAAGCTGTACTCATCGTTCCTGGG TGTGGTGCTGAAGCCATTATTCCGGGTGACAAGGAGGGTTGATGAGCTGGCAGCGCTGCTGGAGCCTCTTTTCAGGAGGTACTGTGAGCCATTGGGGGACTTGCAGGCGGTTCCTGATGAGGGTATGAGGAGGCGATTGTTTGAGCATTTGCAACCACATTTGGCTGTGGCGTTGAATGAGACATTCAGTGTCCCCATGAGAGCTTCAGTTGAGAAGTGCAAAGATGACATTTCTGGTGGAAAGGCTAGTGTTAAAAGGCAGTTTGGTGGTAGAGATGGTCTCTCCAGTGAATTGGAGTTCCATATGTCGGTATCAGCGAAATACCTACTGTTATCCGCTTTCTTGGCTTCAAGGAACCCTGCTACTCTGGATGCGGCTTTGTTTGATTCCACTGGAGGGTCCGATAACCGTAACCGCAAGAGAAA GAGCTCCCAGGCCTCGATAGATAGAAAGGATACCATGGCTGAAGAGATACTTATGAAAGGTCCTGGCACATTTCCTCTTGAGAGGCTCTTGGCCATCTTTCAGTGCATCACATCAGTATCAGAAGATGTGCTCGATGAAGTTGATTGTCCAGACAGTATGATGGATGGaagtggaacaaatgctttgatgtccGATGTTCTGCTACAGTTGTCAACACTGTGCAATTCTAATTTCCTCTTTAAAAGTCGGAGCTGCCCATTAGAAGGCTCAGCTAGATATCGATCCAACATTGATGAAGATTTAGCTCTCAAG GTTGCCAGGAGTGTCGGTTTCCCTCTCtcaaagtacatgtacagaagatag